One segment of Macrotis lagotis isolate mMagLag1 chromosome 1, bilby.v1.9.chrom.fasta, whole genome shotgun sequence DNA contains the following:
- the CFAP68 gene encoding cilia- and flagella-associated protein 68 isoform X2, with the protein MTANWRSPPKNLSFSCFFTNPQYGCLMHADGHGEVWTDWNAMSKFFQYGWRCTTNENNYSNRTLIGNWNQERYDLEKLVQPQPLPSQFGHYFETTFAASYNKKLPQPQRFKKEPHYFPGHQPELIPPPYKTCTTEKTDYMVNYSAPQTKEDPKCEWNPKDGPRD; encoded by the exons ATGACTGCAAATTGGAGGAGCCCCccgaag AATTtatccttttcttgctttttcacaAATCCACAATATGGCTGTCTAATGCATGCAGATGGCCATGGTGAAGTATGGACAGATTGGAATGCTATGTCCAAGTTTTTCCAATATGGTTGGAGATGTACGACCAATGAAAACAATTACTCCAACCGTACCTTAATAGGCAATTGGAACCAGGAAAGGTATGACCTTGAGAAGCTTGTACAACCACAACCTCTGCCTTCCCAG TTTGGCCACTATTTTGAAACAACTTTTGCTGCCAGCTACAATAAGAAGTTACCTCAACCCCAAA GGTTTAAAAAAGAGCCACACTATTTCCCTGGACATCAACCTGAGCTGATTCCACCTCCATACAAAACTTGCACTACAGAAAAGACAGATTACATGGTGAATTATTCAGCACCTCAAACCAAGGAAGACCCTAAATGTGAATGGAATCCTAAAGATGGTCCTAGGGACTag
- the CFAP68 gene encoding cilia- and flagella-associated protein 68 isoform X1, producing MENKTQVFIWPNENIPKELLQCSLTNCPLNENLSFSCFFTNPQYGCLMHADGHGEVWTDWNAMSKFFQYGWRCTTNENNYSNRTLIGNWNQERYDLEKLVQPQPLPSQFGHYFETTFAASYNKKLPQPQRFKKEPHYFPGHQPELIPPPYKTCTTEKTDYMVNYSAPQTKEDPKCEWNPKDGPRD from the exons ATGGAAAACAAAACTCAAGTCTTCATTTGGCCTAATGAAAACATTCCAAAGGAGTTATTACAATGTAGCTTGACTAACTGTCCCTTaaatgag AATTtatccttttcttgctttttcacaAATCCACAATATGGCTGTCTAATGCATGCAGATGGCCATGGTGAAGTATGGACAGATTGGAATGCTATGTCCAAGTTTTTCCAATATGGTTGGAGATGTACGACCAATGAAAACAATTACTCCAACCGTACCTTAATAGGCAATTGGAACCAGGAAAGGTATGACCTTGAGAAGCTTGTACAACCACAACCTCTGCCTTCCCAG TTTGGCCACTATTTTGAAACAACTTTTGCTGCCAGCTACAATAAGAAGTTACCTCAACCCCAAA GGTTTAAAAAAGAGCCACACTATTTCCCTGGACATCAACCTGAGCTGATTCCACCTCCATACAAAACTTGCACTACAGAAAAGACAGATTACATGGTGAATTATTCAGCACCTCAAACCAAGGAAGACCCTAAATGTGAATGGAATCCTAAAGATGGTCCTAGGGACTag
- the CFAP68 gene encoding cilia- and flagella-associated protein 68 isoform X3, with amino-acid sequence MENKTQVFIWPNENIPKELLQCSLTNCPLNENLSFSCFFTNPQYGCLMHADGHGEVWTDWNAMSKFFQYGWRCTTNENNYSNRTLIGNWNQERYDLEKLVQPQPLPSQFGHYFETTFAASYNKKLPQPQSRCFKGLKKSHTISLDINLS; translated from the exons ATGGAAAACAAAACTCAAGTCTTCATTTGGCCTAATGAAAACATTCCAAAGGAGTTATTACAATGTAGCTTGACTAACTGTCCCTTaaatgag AATTtatccttttcttgctttttcacaAATCCACAATATGGCTGTCTAATGCATGCAGATGGCCATGGTGAAGTATGGACAGATTGGAATGCTATGTCCAAGTTTTTCCAATATGGTTGGAGATGTACGACCAATGAAAACAATTACTCCAACCGTACCTTAATAGGCAATTGGAACCAGGAAAGGTATGACCTTGAGAAGCTTGTACAACCACAACCTCTGCCTTCCCAG TTTGGCCACTATTTTGAAACAACTTTTGCTGCCAGCTACAATAAGAAGTTACCTCAACCCCAAAGTAGGTGCTTTAAG GGTTTAAAAAAGAGCCACACTATTTCCCTGGACATCAACCTGAGCTGA